A single window of Senegalia massiliensis DNA harbors:
- a CDS encoding YidC/Oxa1 family membrane protein insertase gives MDIFARPLGKLVDFIYNFVAGANLDFESFSAYAISIIIATIIVKLIILPLTLKQTKSMKNMQKIQPKMQELQKKYKNDKETLNMKTMELYKEYKVNPFGGCLPLLIQFPIIIGFFTVLREPVKYVFGSPEAYDAINKSFLWIENLKDTDLWILPIVAALTTYFQSKMMMAGQSSNADNAAQSSQKMMTTIMPIMILFFARSVPAGLALYWVISNTFQIVQQFIINRNAGALKEDIK, from the coding sequence ATGGATATCTTTGCTCGTCCCTTGGGAAAACTAGTTGATTTTATATATAATTTTGTTGCAGGGGCTAATTTAGATTTTGAATCTTTCTCAGCTTATGCAATATCAATTATAATTGCTACTATAATAGTTAAACTTATTATATTACCTTTAACATTAAAGCAAACAAAATCAATGAAAAATATGCAAAAAATTCAACCTAAGATGCAAGAACTACAAAAGAAATATAAAAATGATAAAGAAACTTTAAATATGAAAACAATGGAATTATATAAAGAATATAAAGTGAATCCTTTTGGAGGATGTCTTCCTTTACTTATACAATTTCCAATAATAATTGGATTTTTTACAGTTCTTAGAGAACCTGTAAAATATGTATTTGGATCTCCAGAAGCATATGATGCAATAAACAAGAGTTTTTTATGGATAGAGAACTTAAAAGATACTGATCTTTGGATATTACCTATAGTTGCAGCACTTACTACTTATTTCCAAAGTAAAATGATGATGGCCGGTCAATCTAGTAATGCAGATAATGCAGCTCAATCTAGTCAAAAGATGATGACTACAATAATGCCTATTATGATATTGTTTTTTGCAAGATCTGTTCCTGCTGGACTTGCTCTATATTGGGTAATAAGTAATACATTCCAAATAGTGCAACAATTTATTATAAATAGAAATGCAGGAGCACTTAAGGAGGATATAAAATAA
- the yidD gene encoding membrane protein insertion efficiency factor YidD, which translates to MKCIIKKIIILYQRYISPMKGRTCRFYPTCSAYSLEAIEKLGVFRGSIKSIWRILRCNPFNAGGYDPVEKNKK; encoded by the coding sequence GTGAAGTGTATAATAAAAAAAATTATAATACTTTATCAGAGATACATTTCACCAATGAAAGGAAGAACCTGTAGATTTTATCCAACTTGCTCAGCTTATAGTTTAGAAGCTATTGAAAAATTAGGCGTTTTTAGAGGTAGTATAAAATCAATTTGGAGAATATTAAGGTGTAATCCTTTTAATGCTGGCGGATATGATCCAGTAGAAAAAAATAAAAAATAA
- the rnpA gene encoding ribonuclease P protein component, whose protein sequence is MNKIESLKNNREFRRVYDKGKSLSNKYLVIFFIKNGLEYNRVGFSVTKKIGNAVIRNRVKRLIKEAFRLNSEGINQGYDIIFLSRIRCNQATYVDVEKSILNLLKRSKLSN, encoded by the coding sequence ATGAATAAAATAGAAAGTCTTAAAAATAATAGAGAGTTTAGAAGAGTATATGATAAAGGAAAATCACTATCTAATAAATATTTAGTAATTTTTTTTATTAAAAATGGATTAGAATATAATAGAGTAGGTTTTTCTGTAACAAAAAAAATAGGAAATGCTGTAATTAGAAACAGAGTAAAAAGACTTATAAAAGAAGCTTTTAGACTAAATAGTGAAGGTATAAATCAGGGATATGATATTATATTTTTATCTAGAATAAGGTGTAATCAAGCTACTTATGTAGATGTAGAAAAATCAATTCTAAACTTATTGAAAAGAAGTAAATTAAGTAATTAA
- the rpmH gene encoding 50S ribosomal protein L34 encodes MKRTYQPKKRQRSREHGFRKRMKNKSGRNVLQRRRRKGRKRLSA; translated from the coding sequence ATGAAGAGAACATACCAACCTAAAAAAAGACAAAGAAGTAGAGAACATGGGTTTAGAAAAAGAATGAAAAATAAATCAGGAAGAAATGTCCTACAAAGACGTAGAAGAAAAGGCAGAAAAAGATTGTCTGCATAA
- the dnaA gene encoding chromosomal replication initiator protein DnaA, protein MSDNLDDLWIKTLKIIKAELTEVSFNTWLKSINPVSIDNNDIILAVPNEFTKSILEGRYLTLIKNSINQVSNSNYDIRFVIPGEDLDKNIDKPLNNSNNKEKQVEIPLKSQLRPKYTFDQFVIGNSNRFAHAASLAVAEAPAKAYNPLFIYGGVGLGKTHLMNAIGHYILDQNPNANVAYVSSEKFTNELINSIRDDKNVEFRNKYRHVDVLLIDDIQFIAGKERTQEEFFHTFNALHEANKQIIISSDRPPKEIPTLEDRLRSRFEWGLIADIQQPDLETRIAILKKKANLENLEIDNEVFLFIANKIRSNIRELEGALIRIIAYSSLTNKDITIELANEALKDIISGNNNEKIDVNRIKKVVAKHFNVKIEDFNSKKRARSISHPRQIAMYLSRELTDLSLPKIGDEFGGRDHTTVIHAYDKISNSIKNDKELKSSIEQIEKELKGN, encoded by the coding sequence ATGTCAGATAACTTAGATGACTTATGGATTAAAACTCTTAAAATAATAAAGGCAGAGCTCACTGAAGTTAGTTTTAATACATGGTTAAAAAGTATTAATCCAGTATCAATAGATAATAATGACATAATACTAGCTGTTCCAAATGAATTTACGAAATCAATTCTTGAGGGTCGCTATTTAACTCTCATTAAAAATTCTATAAATCAAGTATCAAATAGTAATTATGATATTAGATTTGTTATTCCTGGAGAAGATTTAGACAAAAATATAGACAAGCCGTTAAATAACTCCAATAATAAAGAAAAACAAGTTGAAATACCTCTTAAATCTCAACTACGACCAAAATATACATTTGATCAATTTGTAATAGGTAATAGTAATAGATTTGCACATGCTGCTTCCCTTGCTGTAGCAGAAGCTCCAGCAAAAGCTTACAATCCTTTATTTATTTATGGTGGAGTTGGGCTTGGAAAGACCCATCTAATGAATGCAATAGGTCATTATATATTGGATCAAAATCCTAATGCAAATGTTGCTTATGTTTCATCAGAAAAATTTACAAATGAGCTTATAAATTCTATAAGAGATGATAAAAATGTAGAATTTAGAAATAAATATAGACATGTAGATGTATTATTAATAGATGATATTCAATTTATTGCAGGAAAAGAAAGAACTCAAGAAGAATTTTTCCATACATTTAATGCACTTCATGAAGCTAACAAACAAATTATAATATCAAGTGATAGACCACCAAAAGAAATACCTACACTTGAAGATAGATTAAGATCTAGATTTGAATGGGGTCTTATAGCTGATATTCAACAGCCAGATTTAGAAACTAGAATAGCAATATTAAAAAAGAAAGCTAATTTAGAGAATTTAGAAATAGATAATGAAGTATTTTTATTTATTGCCAACAAAATTCGTTCTAACATAAGAGAATTAGAAGGAGCATTAATCAGAATAATTGCTTATTCTTCTCTTACAAATAAAGATATTACTATAGAACTAGCTAATGAAGCATTAAAAGATATCATATCAGGTAATAATAATGAAAAAATTGATGTAAATCGCATAAAGAAAGTTGTAGCTAAGCATTTTAATGTTAAAATTGAAGATTTTAATTCTAAAAAAAGAGCACGTTCAATATCTCATCCAAGACAAATAGCAATGTATTTATCACGTGAACTTACAGATTTATCATTGCCTAAAATAGGAGATGAATTTGGAGGAAGAGATCATACTACTGTCATACATGCTTATGACAAAATATCTAATAGTATTAAAAATGATAAAGAACTTAAATCTAGTATTGAGCAAATAGAAAAAGAGCTTAAAGGTAATTAA
- the dnaN gene encoding DNA polymerase III subunit beta, translated as MKIKIGQNILSKYISIVQKGISSKTTLPILSGILVEAYENKLQLTGTDLELGIETKLDCEVIEEGKIVITSRIFGDIIKKLPNDEVIITTDNDNNIHISCSNSEFNIQGHSAEEYPELPYIDNESSFEIPKDLLKNMIRQTIFATAVEETRPILTGALLEIKNNDLALVALDGYRLALKKSKADCEDLKVVIPSKTLNEVSRILDEEEDNVNIKFTTNHILFDLGDTIINSRLLEGQFLNYKDIIREEYTSKVTVKTNNIKQSIERASLLAREGRNNLVKFEIKDNKMTITSNSEIGNVHEELDIELEGEDITIAFNSKYILDGLKVIDSDIINMNFISNVNPCIIKPVEDENYTYLVLPVRLAEVN; from the coding sequence ATGAAGATTAAAATTGGACAAAATATACTATCAAAATATATTTCAATAGTACAAAAAGGAATTTCATCAAAAACTACATTACCAATATTAAGTGGTATCTTAGTAGAAGCATATGAAAATAAACTACAATTAACTGGAACTGATTTAGAATTAGGGATAGAGACAAAATTAGATTGTGAAGTTATAGAAGAAGGTAAAATTGTTATAACATCTAGAATTTTTGGAGATATCATAAAAAAGTTACCTAATGATGAAGTAATTATTACTACTGATAATGATAATAATATACATATTAGTTGTAGTAATTCAGAATTCAATATTCAAGGACATTCTGCTGAAGAATATCCAGAGTTACCTTATATAGATAATGAAAGTTCATTTGAAATTCCAAAAGATTTACTTAAAAATATGATAAGACAAACTATATTTGCAACAGCAGTAGAAGAAACAAGACCTATACTTACTGGAGCATTACTTGAAATTAAAAATAATGATTTAGCATTAGTAGCATTAGATGGTTATAGATTAGCTCTTAAAAAATCTAAAGCTGACTGTGAAGATTTAAAAGTAGTAATACCTTCTAAAACATTAAATGAAGTAAGCAGAATATTAGATGAAGAAGAAGATAATGTAAATATAAAATTTACAACAAATCATATATTATTTGACTTAGGTGATACAATCATTAATTCAAGATTATTAGAAGGTCAATTTTTAAATTATAAAGACATAATAAGAGAAGAATATACATCAAAAGTTACAGTAAAAACTAATAATATAAAGCAAAGTATAGAAAGGGCTTCACTTTTAGCACGTGAAGGAAGAAATAATTTAGTTAAGTTTGAAATAAAAGACAATAAGATGACAATAACATCTAATTCTGAAATTGGTAATGTACATGAAGAATTAGATATAGAATTAGAAGGTGAAGATATTACAATAGCTTTTAATTCTAAATATATTTTAGATGGTTTAAAAGTTATAGATAGTGATATAATAAATATGAACTTTATATCCAATGTAAATCCATGTATAATAAAACCTGTAGAAGATGAAAACTACACTTATTTGGTGTTACCAGTAAGACTTGCAGAAGTAAATTAA
- a CDS encoding RNA-binding S4 domain-containing protein — protein sequence MREVKIDTDYIKLDQLLKYADITQTGGHSKFLIKEGKVKVNGEKNTMRGKKIRKNDIVEVENEEKIIIK from the coding sequence ATGAGAGAAGTAAAAATTGATACAGATTATATTAAATTAGATCAACTGTTAAAATATGCAGATATTACACAAACAGGTGGACATAGTAAATTTCTTATAAAAGAAGGAAAAGTAAAAGTTAATGGAGAAAAAAATACAATGCGAGGAAAAAAAATACGAAAAAATGATATTGTAGAAGTTGAAAATGAAGAAAAAATAATAATAAAATAA